TGGTTATACGTTGCTTGTACTAATATTTACCAGGCcaatagaaatacatatatacttGCATGTGCATACATGGATAAAAAACTTTTCCTTCATTTATTAGTGTGGTTAATCATATAGTAGTTGATCTCACAAATAAATCCTACAAAATGGAAAATTTGCCATGAGAATTTAATACTATGGTACTTTCTAGGTGATTTTGGATCCAATAAGATGCTCTTGCACTCAACACTCTTTTTGTGGTAAGAGTTAAGTAGAGGTAGGCCCAGATAAGAATTGATTCGGTATGTTATGAATAGAAACACATAGATTGAGTGTTTAACTAAATCATGtctacaaaaaggaaaaaaaaaacaaattcatgtAAGTAGGTCAATATAGCAGGCAAACATGTCGTGTTAGAAAcgaaactatataaaaataaacaagtagtttttattcagtttttaaTCATCTACTACGACGTATATTAAATCAGTCGAATAATCTAACTTATGCCAACCACAAGTAGTGCcatttataattttagattCAGTTAATGAGTAATTAGAAGACTagaagcattttttttttgaaacactagaAGACTAGAAGCATATAGTTCAATTTTTGTTTGCCTAGGACTGTATTTCACAGTCTAGTAGAGTAGTAGTTATGATTGTTGaatgcaatttttttgtttcaagttAAACTTTTTCCAAGTcatgtaattaatatttatctacaaaataTTATGACAAATGGAAACAGAAAATACTCCAGATTCATGCCCAAAAGTGaaactccaaaaatataaaatttaataataaagtaatattcttataacataaaaaaaaaacaactttgtAAAACCTTCATATTGCAAAATACATccaattttaatcaaaaaaaatattaaatttgatattttaatatctttcaagcAAGTTCAGCTGTATTAATATAACTtcatataaaacaatataattattGTGTCCAGACATTTGTCATTTGTCATTCAAAATCAGTTGATGTTCTGAAATGTGTACAGTACACTTTATTTTACAGTCATTAACtttcatattaaaaaagaaaagaatccaATAATTAAATGGTTTTGGGTAAGAGTCCACGTAGGTCAAGATGTCGTGCTCGTGTTGTGTTCCAAACGAAAAACGTCTATGTTCTCTTCATGCACCCTTTTATGGGCCCCACCCATTTCTTTCTTCAGTCTCCCCCTCAATTCCTCTCTCACAATTTTCTCGCTGCAGAGTCCTCTTCCTCTCCCATAATTTACTCTCAcacacatctctctctctctcgctctctacCTTCTCATGAGTTTTGTGAGATAGAGGGAAGGATAGAATCAAAGAAACCCACAAGAGATAAGCTTTTTCTTCGTGACGATTTACATTCTCCGGGTAAAAGAGATTAATTTGGCTGACTACTGGTAGTTGCAGGTAACAGTTTCTGAAATGCAAGATCAAATTTAGAGAATTGTCGCTGTGTCTCATCTGATTCTGGCTCTGTTGTTAATTATTGTTCTTGttcataatttcatttttttttgggtgaaagtaaaaaaaaaaaaactggttggtgagaaagtaaaagaaaactGGTTGGTACTTTGTAAtggttatatataatttttcaatTAACTTTTACTTACCTCGAACAAGTGTTCTACTTTTgtctgattttgattttttcaccATGTTCATAGTTAAACGTCTTTGAAAGTTTCAACCTTTGAcgcaaattaaattaaaaatctcaccttttttatgtatatttatctcaGGAAGAGAGTAACGATGCTAAAGACATTGTTAGTTCACGGCcttttgctcttcttcttcttcttcttgatcagcTCCGTCGTCGCCGGCGATGAAAACGACGGTGGATTGTCGATATGCAACTGCGACGACGAAGACAGCTACTTCAGCTACGAAGGAATCCTCGAATCTCAAAAAGTCGGCGACTTTCTAATCGCCGTCGCCTACTTCTCCATCCCCATCGAGCTTCTCTACTTCGTGAGCCGCACCAACGTCTCTTCCCCTTACATCTGGGTCGTCTGCGAGTTCATAGCCTTCATCGTCCTCTGCGGCATGTCCCATTTGCTCTCCGGCTTCACCTACGGGCCCCACTACCCTTGGGTCATGACTGCCGCCACCGTCTTCAAGATGCTGACTGCGATCGTCTCTTTCCTCACTGCCATCTCGCTTGTCACTCTCTTACCGTTACTTCTTAAAGCTAAGGTTCGTGAGTTTATGTTGAGTAAGAAGACGAGAGAACTTAACCGTGAGGTTGGGCTTATAATGAAGCAGACCGAGACTAGTCTGCACGTGCGTATGCTCACGACGAAGATAAGGACGTCTTTGGATAGGCACACGATACTCTACACGACGCTTGTGGAGCTGTCGAAGACTCTGGGGCTCAAGAACTGCGCGGTTTGGATCCCTAATGAGATCAAGACGGAGATGAATCTAACGCACGAGTTGAACGGTGAGAATGTGGGTCGTGGGCCTGGTGGTGGGCCTAGTGGTGGGCCTGGTGGGTTTTCGATACCGATCACTGAGTCTGATGTTGTGAGGATTAAGAGAAGTGTGGAGGTGAATATGCTGAGTGCTGGCTCTGCGCTTGCCTCGGTTACTACCCGAGGCAAGACAGGCCAGACGGTCGGGATCAGAGTCCCGATGCTTCGTGTTTGCAACTTCAAAGGCGGGACCCCTGAGGCTATCCACATGTGCTACGCGATCTTGGTCTGTGTGCTTCCTCTGAGGCGGAGCTGGAGTTACCAGGAGCTGGAGATCGTCAAGGTTGTGGCTGATCAAGTGGCGGTCGCGATCTCTCACGCGGTGATCCTCGAGGAGTCTCAGCTCATGAGAGAGAAGCTCGCGGAGCAGAACAGGGCGCTTCAGGTGGCGAGGGAGAACGCGATGAGAGCTAACCAAGCCAAAGCTGCGTTCGAGGAGATGATGGGAGATGCGATGAGGCGTCCCGTGAGGTCTATCCTCGAGCTGCTTCCTTTGATAACGCAGGACGGGGTGTCGTTACCCGAGACGCAGAAGGTTATCGTTGATGCTATGGGGAGAACCAGCGAGCTGCTGTTACACCTTGTGAACAATGCTGGGGATGTAGCTAGTGGGACCCATTGTTTTAGTTTGCGTTCGGTTGTGAAGGAAACGGCATGCTTGGCGAGGTGTTTGTGTTTGGGGAACGGGTTTGGTTTCACGACGGATGTTGATAGAGCGTTGCCTGATTGCGTCGTGGGCGATGCTAGGAAGGTGTTACAAGTGGTGTTGCATATGCTAGGAGGTGTAATGAACCGGAAGATCAAAGGGAATGTGAGTTTCAAGGTTGTGCCGGAACGAGGAAGCTCAGAGGTTGTGAAAGAGAGCCAGGAAGCGGCTTGGCGACAATGCTATTCCAAAGAATACGTTGAAGTTAAGTTTGGATTTGATGTAGCTGCAGAAGGCGAAGAGAGTAGTAGTAGCAGCAGCACTAAGGTTAgacatttttgtttgtttgtttttttttgatgttataaaatatgttaataggCTATTCCTTGTTTTGTGACAGTTCATGCAAGGGAACGTTTTGGTTGTGGAGGATGGTCTAGGTTTGGTGAAAAGCCTCTCTGTTGTGTTCCGGTTCCAGCTCCGGCGATCTATAGTGTCACGAGGCGGTGGATATTCGGGAGAAACTTTTAAAACATCGACTCCTCCGTCTACTAGTAACGGTCATTGGCGTCAGTAAGGGGGACATGTTAGAGTAGAAGAGAGGTGATTTAGGTGAAAGGTTAataaatcagagagagagagaagttaaAAGTAAAAACAGTGTCGTGTTTTGGTTGTATAAACCTGAAAAAAATTAACTAGGTTTTAACCTATTATTATGTAGGCAAAAGGCATGGTTCAGACTTGTTACCTGGTATGGTAGATAACAGAATTAAAAAGTTGAATGTGTCGGAGGATGTTTTTGCCTCTTTTCTCTTCCTGTTAATTGTCACATCAGTGTCGTTAGATATTTGAAGGAAGAAAACTAAttagacaaaacaaaaacgGATTAAGATTAACAACTTATCACAAAGCTTATTAACTCCTTTGtaatattaatgatttttttggtgcacaatttaatatataaatgatattttagatTAGCTATCTTTAAACATGGAATTGGATCGGACCACGTAAGCTCACCGGATTTTTCAAAACTTCATAATCTTGACTCTAACCAAGATTAAGCTTTTTCCTATTAAAAAGCTGTCTGAAACTCATACcataaatatttcttttgtcATATCTTTATAATCTGAGCAGAAATGTAATAAAAATCAACTAGTGATGAATTATTTcactgtaaaaaaatattatttactgtCCTCTTAAAACAAAATCCAATTAGACTAacgtaattttatttttcggaATATTATGCGATTGGACGAGTGCGGCAACAGGAAAACATTATAATCAAAACAGTTAAGAGTTACTAAtctggtttattttattttaatattttttaaggtTTTTATTTGCTGGAGCTGTTTCGTGCGACATCTCGCTATTTATCTCTCtaattcattttcttcttccgtCGTCATTTTTTCGTTCTCTCGCTCGCTAGAATCTATTGGGAGCTGCTGCCATTCAACGAataaacctctctctctctgctcttTCCTCCACCATCAACAGGTTCGCTTCGATCTACACGATTAACCCGTTTAAGCCCCTTCAATATTTTGTTCTGATTTCGCGATGATAGATAGTAGTCTATGTTTCCTCTCTAATCCGAGAGCCGTTTTTGCTTTCCCCGATCGTTGATTCCATCTTAGGTTTTTATTAGGTTTAATTGAAATTGGGCGCGGGTTTCTATTGGAGATTGTAGCTGATTGAGAAATCAATTGGTCTTCCTCTAATTCTTCCAGCTGATGATGCAACCATCTTATTTTTGCGAGATTGAaatttatttagggtttattatCTGATGTTGGCTCACTGAGAAATGAAATTACGGATTTAGACTTTCACCTTTCTTCGCTGTGTTGATTAAATTGGCACAGTTCGAGAGAGTCAGATCGTTAGAGTATGATTCAGTTGTAAGCTTAGGAAAGAGTCAAGAGGCAGATGAATCATTTGCTTTTGTCAGCTAGTCTTATTCATTAGACTGATAACTTCTAAAATTATGTCTTATTAATTTATATGctccatttttaattttttttatagtttgaaGGAAGCTTTGAAGAAAAATCTGTACTGGGGAATGACAGAGACTGTTAATGAAGATTCTGGAGTGGGGCGATCAGTAGAGGCGAGTTCTAATGGACACCACAGTCTCTCAGGAGAATCACTCTCACTCTCTAAGTGGCGGTCTTCTGCTCAGGTTGAGAATGGGACGCCTTCCACATCCCTCTCTTACTGGGACACCGATGATGATGAAGACCACGGTAGGTCTTTTTGCAGcaatatcttttttttcatGAATTATCATCTGGTTTTACACTCTGTAAGACTTGGTTTTGGGTATCTTCAAGATGAATTTCTTCATACTTTGTACAAACTGAAAGTGGTTTGACAGATGTGACTCAATGATGCAGTCCTTGCAGTTGGCTCTCATTTCTAAATTGTTCTTTTCGAAAAGTTTTTATGGCATCTAAAAACCGGCTATTTCCTCTCGTATATTTATGATATTTCTGTGctttattatactttttttttgcttttttttggCAGGCCTTAAACCCTCTCAGTTATTTGGGAAACACAAATGGAAGATAGAGAAATTCTCAGAAATCAAGAAAAGGGAGCTCCGTAGCAATTATTTTGAAGCTGGCGGCTACAAATGGTACGTAGCATATTTTAATCTTTCTCATTCTTAAATTTTGTCTCACAATAATAAGTTGGGATCTGGTTTTAAGGCTCTGTTTTGTTACCTTTATCTTCAACTTTTCAGGTACATTTTAATTTATCCACAAGGATGTGATGTTTGCAATCATCTCTCCTTGTTTCTCTGTGTTGCAAACCATGATAAACTTCTTCCAGGTTAGTAGTTATGTCCACTGGTCTGCACGGTCCCCTTTCTCTCTTTGGATACCTTGTCATGTAGGTTCTTATGCTGTCTTTTTGGAACAGGCTGGAGTCATTTCGCTCAGTTTACCATAGCTGTGGTGAATAAAGATCCAAAGAAATCCAAATTTTCAGGTGACTTTTTGAGTCTTGATTTGCCTGCCCCCGTTTAAATATGCAGACAACTGAACTCACATCTTGCAGATACGCTTCACCGGTTTTGGAAGAAGGAGCATGATTGGGGATGGAAAAAGTTTATGGAGTCAACTAAGTTACAGGATGGGTTCATAGATGATTCCGACTCTCTTACAATTGAAGCTCAAGTTCAGGTGATCAGGTAAAACAAAGTTGTCTGTGTGTTGTTAGAGCCTGAGTAAAAGATTACCACGACCAATTTTCCATGCTACCATTCACTTACAGCTCCACAAGTTCATATTTTCACTTATTTATGTATTGTGGATAATATTCCTGTAACTGGTCCTTGCAGGGAAAGGGTGGACCGACCTTTTCGCTGCCTTCACTGCGGTTATAGGAGAGAGCTTGTTAGGGTGTATTTGTCAAACGTAGAGCAAAGTTGCCGACGTTTTGTGGAAGAGAAAAGAAGCAAGCTTGGGAGGTTGATAGAGGACAAGGCAAAATGGACGAGGTATTTCACATTGCAACTTATTCCCGTAGCTCTCTAGATTCCGAAAATGTAATCATAGTGCAGTTGCAATTTTCCTTGCTATGTTTAGAATTTTCTTGTTTTCCACCATGCGTTTGGAGTCCAACATAAATTTGCCTTagttttagaaataattttttttattttcgtgGTTGTGGCTCTCCACTGTCTCTGATTTACAAGTGATTGTAGCCAAGGAACTTGAGATGGTGGGACGGATAATCCCTTAAAGAGGATGTTAGAAAATTTTCTTAGTTCACACACTTGTTGAAGGCCAGGATTTACACCAATCTAGTAGAGTATTGTTGCCTTACGTTATATTTCTTATgttatctttttctttcaaGTTGAGCAATTTTGCCTAAAAAGGAATCGATTATCATTCTTGGTTGCAGCTTCGGTGTTTTCTGGTTAGGGATGGACCAAAACTCTAGGCATCGGATGTCTAGAGAGAAAATGGATGTAATCCTAAAAGGAATTGTAAAACACTTTTTCATAGAGAAGGAAGTTACATCCACTTTGGTGATGGATTCCTTGTATAGTGGGTTGAAGGCTCTTGAAGGCCAATCTAAGAGCAAGAAAGCTAGGCCAAGATCGTTAGATGCCAAGGAATGCCCAGCTCCGATTGTTAGTGTGGACAAAGATATGTTCGTATTAGTTGATGATGTGCTATTACTCTTAGAGAGAGCTGCTCTAGAACCGTTGCctccaaaagaaaataaagccCCCCAAAACCGTACAAAGGTCGGTTTCATgggttgtatatatatatttttggtagaAATTTCGTTATGCGTGATTGTATCTGCAttcctttcatatttattttcatatttgtttttgtcgTCTGTCCATTTTTCTCTTCTTGCATTGTGCACTAGAAAGTTACATGTATTGAGATAAATGTTTTTGTTCTTCAATGCAAATCTAGGATGGCAATGATGGAGAAGAGGTCAGCAATGAAGCCGTTGAGCGTGATGAGAGACATCTAACTGAGTTGGGCAGACGAGCTGTGGAGATATTTGTTCTTACCCATATATTCAAGTAACAATCCATAACTATGTTTCTATACGGTGTTCTATTGTGTTCTTGCTTTATGTTCTTATGTATCGTACTTCAATATCTCTGACAACTGCAGCAGCAAAATCGAGGTTGCATATAAAGAAGCCATTGCGCTAAAAAGGCAGGAAGACTTAATTcgtgaggaagaggaagagtgGTTAGCAGAAACCGAACAGAGAGCCAAAAGAGGAGcagcagagagagagaagaaatcTAAGAAGAAACAGGTGTGATATTATCTGCTGTTCCAAAAACTATTTTGCTCCTTCAGCAATGTTCTATACAGCTTGGTGGATGTTGATGAAAGCTTTCTTTGGTTGTTGGACATTTATAGGCAAAGCAGAAACGGAACAAAAATAAAGGGAAGGACAAAAAGAAGGAAGAAAAGGTGACATTAGCAACACATGGAAAGGATCTCGAGGAAAACCACCATGATGAGGAGGAAAATGATTCTGTTACAGAGAAAGCACAACCCTCAGCTGAAAAGACTGATACTCTTGAAGAAGTGTCCGACATATCTGACTCCGTGGATGGTTCGGCTGACATTCTTCACCCTGATTTAGAAGATGGGGACAGTAGTTCTGTTCATTGGGATGCCGATGCTTTGGAAATTCATCCTCCTCCATCAGAAGGGAGCAGCATTTCCATATCTACACCCAATGGAATTGCGGAAAGAAAGACTCAGTCTACTATGGATGATAGTTCCTCGACTTGTTCTAACGATTCTATCCGGTCAGGTGTTACCAACGGCTCTTACAAAGGGAATATGTTGAATTTCCGAAACCAGAAGTCGCCAAACCAGTAAGTTTGTTTTGACCTTCCCTGGCTTCTTCTGTCTGTTTTGGTTTCTAATGATAAGACACCTTTGTGATTTGCAGAGGTAAGAACCAGCAAGTAAAAATAACATCTGATACCCGCAGTTTAGTGACTGAACCAGATGATGATCAACCAAAGAGTCAGAATTCTTCTTCCGAATCTGACTGGGTTGTTGTCTCCCATATCCAGGAATTAGAGAGCTCTCGGAATCGTAGACCCGTGGAGAAGGTTGGTGGTCACTCATACTTTTAGTGTTCAGAACTTATAGAAGTGAGATTCTCACTGATTGAACTAATGCAAATTCCTTTTTCAGCAACGCAACGTGGCTCAAGTCGTTGTGAACTCGGTTCACATGGATCGACCTGAAAAGAAAAGCGCTGCTGTGCTTTCTTCTCCAAGAACTGCTGCTAAGAATCCTTCATCATTAACTCAGACAAAACTGGAGAAAAGGAGCGTTTCAAACGCAGACGCTGTTCCAAACAAGAAAGTAATGTCAGCTACTGGACCACCTTCATCAAGTCAGGTGTCGCCGGCATCTTCAGATAGTCAGTCGCAAGCTGGTGGTCTCAAAGCTGATATGCAAAAGATCTCTGCTCCAAAACAacctgcaacaacaacaattgTAACAAGGCCTTTTAGTGCTCCAATAATCCCTGCGATGCGACCCGCCCCTGTTATCGTCTCCTCCTCGGTTCAACCAACAACATCCCTTCCTCGGTCTGTTAGCTCAGCTGGTCGTCTAGGTCCTGACTCTTCACTACGCAACCAACAATCTTACACTCCTCAATCCTATAAACACGCCATAGTTGGTAACTCTCCTGGTTCGTCATCTAGTTTCAACCACCACCCAAGCTCTCATGGAGTTGTCCCAACCACATTGCCGTCAGCATCTTACACACAAACACCGGCTTATCAGTCGTCAAGCTTCCCTTTCGGTCAGGATGGGTCCTTTCGATCAAGGAGTTTTAATTCTGTAAACATGGGAATGAACAACCGTTACACACCGGCCGTGGCTAGCAACACTTCTCTGAACCACATTGATATCGAGACAGCGCGACAACAAGCACAAAGCTTGATGACCGACGAGTTCCCTCACCTCGACATCATCAACGACCTGCTGGAAGACGAAAACTGCAGCAACACGGTGTTTAATGGAAGCATATTCAATTCACAATCCCAGCTGTTCAACAGTCAATACTCTTACCATGGTGGTGGCAGTGCTGATTTAGGCATCTCAGGTGAGTTATTGTCTAGTGGCAGGTCCAGGAGTTTTGGAGATGAAGGATTCCACTACATGGCACGTGGACCATATGCAGAAGGTTTGATACCGACGCAGTGGCAGATGGCAAACATGGACCTGTCTTTACTTGCTATGAGGAATAGTAACGTGGAAGACACAGCATCATACCATCACACATACAACTTTGGATTGGACTCTACGAATCAGAGTTTTTCTTCAGGGATCAATGGCTACACTGAGTTCAGGCCGTCCAATGGTCACTGAGTGCAGCATCAATCTCTGCCTCTTGTGAGGAAATGAAGATggattatagtttttttttcaggtatTTGGGATTTgtaatgattttatttaaaagaaaaaagaaatcatGAAATATACAATTTGTGTAAAAAGAGTTGTCTTTGTCTTCCTCTACGTTTCAAATGAATAATCCTTTCCTTTTATATAAAAGATAGATTCCGCATTTCTATAAACAAATATGTTCTTGtaagtttatataaataacTATAGTTAACCTCTTTTTGTAATAAAAGATGGAACTACAATAGTTAACTTCAGTTGATATAAGTATATAACATATGGTTAATTATCTTGTCTAATTGTATAATGTCTCTGTTGTAATTTTTGTCTAATATTTGCCTAACTACTTGACTAGTTCTTCGTGTGGCCAATCCTTCAAAAGCTGATCAAATAAAAACACTCATTATCGATAATCCTTGGAAAAGCAACGAgagaaagggaaaaaaaaaggaaagaaagcatGAACCTAGGGTCAGTTACACGGTATCTTGAGGGAGAAGTAATCGATGAAGGCGGTAAGGACAAGGAATCAAAAGTTGCGAAATTACCATCCAGATTCATCGAACGATTCGTGCTGAAAGGTATAAAAGTAGATCTCATCGAACCTGGTCGAATCGTATGCTCCATGAAAGTCCAACCTCATCTCCtggtaaaatatttattttataattttttttataaaaaccttATTCTTCGATTTAATTTTGGAATATTTTGGTTTGTGGAGGAAAGAACGCAGGAAAATTCTTACACGGAGGAGCAATGGCGACAGTGGTGGATTTGATAGGGACAGCTGCAATTTACACAAACGTAGATTCAGATCAGTCGGAGGGAGTGTCAGTGGAGATCAATGTTTCATACCTTGATGCTGCTTTCCTTGACGTAAGAATATCATATTAATTATTACGTACTTTTTGTgttgagaaagaaaagaaattcaTATTAGTGATTTTTATTACAGGAAGAGATAGAGATTGAGTCGAGGGCTCTGCGTGTGGGTAAAGCTGTTGCGGTTGCGAGTGTTGAgctgaggaggaagaagaatggCAAGATGATTGCTCAAGGTCGCCATACTAAGTACCTTGCTCCCCGTCCTAAGCT
The sequence above is drawn from the Brassica napus cultivar Da-Ae chromosome A8, Da-Ae, whole genome shotgun sequence genome and encodes:
- the LOC106424287 gene encoding acyl-coenzyme A thioesterase 13, which gives rise to MNLGSVTRYLEGEVIDEGGKDKESKVAKLPSRFIERFVLKGIKVDLIEPGRIVCSMKVQPHLLNAGKFLHGGAMATVVDLIGTAAIYTNVDSDQSEGVSVEINVSYLDAAFLDEEIEIESRALRVGKAVAVASVELRRKKNGKMIAQGRHTKYLAPRPKL
- the LOC111200411 gene encoding ethylene response sensor 2 — translated: MLKTLLVHGLLLFFFFFLISSVVAGDENDGGLSICNCDDEDSYFSYEGILESQKVGDFLIAVAYFSIPIELLYFVSRTNVSSPYIWVVCEFIAFIVLCGMSHLLSGFTYGPHYPWVMTAATVFKMLTAIVSFLTAISLVTLLPLLLKAKVREFMLSKKTRELNREVGLIMKQTETSLHVRMLTTKIRTSLDRHTILYTTLVELSKTLGLKNCAVWIPNEIKTEMNLTHELNGENVGRGPGGGPSGGPGGFSIPITESDVVRIKRSVEVNMLSAGSALASVTTRGKTGQTVGIRVPMLRVCNFKGGTPEAIHMCYAILVCVLPLRRSWSYQELEIVKVVADQVAVAISHAVILEESQLMREKLAEQNRALQVARENAMRANQAKAAFEEMMGDAMRRPVRSILELLPLITQDGVSLPETQKVIVDAMGRTSELLLHLVNNAGDVASGTHCFSLRSVVKETACLARCLCLGNGFGFTTDVDRALPDCVVGDARKVLQVVLHMLGGVMNRKIKGNVSFKVVPERGSSEVVKESQEAAWRQCYSKEYVEVKFGFDVAAEGEESSSSSSTKFMQGNVLVVEDGLGLVKSLSVVFRFQLRRSIVSRGGGYSGETFKTSTPPSTSNGHWRQ
- the LOC111200410 gene encoding TNF receptor-associated factor homolog 1b, which translates into the protein MTETVNEDSGVGRSVEASSNGHHSLSGESLSLSKWRSSAQVENGTPSTSLSYWDTDDDEDHGLKPSQLFGKHKWKIEKFSEIKKRELRSNYFEAGGYKWYILIYPQGCDVCNHLSLFLCVANHDKLLPGWSHFAQFTIAVVNKDPKKSKFSDTLHRFWKKEHDWGWKKFMESTKLQDGFIDDSDSLTIEAQVQVIRERVDRPFRCLHCGYRRELVRVYLSNVEQSCRRFVEEKRSKLGRLIEDKAKWTSFGVFWLGMDQNSRHRMSREKMDVILKGIVKHFFIEKEVTSTLVMDSLYSGLKALEGQSKSKKARPRSLDAKECPAPIVSVDKDMFVLVDDVLLLLERAALEPLPPKENKAPQNRTKDGNDGEEVSNEAVERDERHLTELGRRAVEIFVLTHIFNSKIEVAYKEAIALKRQEDLIREEEEEWLAETEQRAKRGAAEREKKSKKKQAKQKRNKNKGKDKKKEEKVTLATHGKDLEENHHDEEENDSVTEKAQPSAEKTDTLEEVSDISDSVDGSADILHPDLEDGDSSSVHWDADALEIHPPPSEGSSISISTPNGIAERKTQSTMDDSSSTCSNDSIRSGVTNGSYKGNMLNFRNQKSPNQGKNQQVKITSDTRSLVTEPDDDQPKSQNSSSESDWVVVSHIQELESSRNRRPVEKQRNVAQVVVNSVHMDRPEKKSAAVLSSPRTAAKNPSSLTQTKLEKRSVSNADAVPNKKVMSATGPPSSSQVSPASSDSQSQAGGLKADMQKISAPKQPATTTIVTRPFSAPIIPAMRPAPVIVSSSVQPTTSLPRSVSSAGRLGPDSSLRNQQSYTPQSYKHAIVGNSPGSSSSFNHHPSSHGVVPTTLPSASYTQTPAYQSSSFPFGQDGSFRSRSFNSVNMGMNNRYTPAVASNTSLNHIDIETARQQAQSLMTDEFPHLDIINDLLEDENCSNTVFNGSIFNSQSQLFNSQYSYHGGGSADLGISGELLSSGRSRSFGDEGFHYMARGPYAEGLIPTQWQMANMDLSLLAMRNSNVEDTASYHHTYNFGLDSTNQSFSSGINGYTEFRPSNGH